The window GGGCAGGTCGCGGTGGCATCCTTGGGGCACGTTGACATGTCCGATGACGGGAAAGTCCAGGCCGCTATCGGTGGTCAAGTGGTTCCGAATGACTTCCGATATACCCGCCGCCATCGCTGCGGAGGCTTTGCCGGCGCCGACGACGACAAAGCGATCAAAGGAGTCTTTGCGAATCGAGTGGTCGGCGATCAGCATCGCGGTCTCATCAAATGAGACCGAGTCGATGATCAGCCGGTCTCCCAGGACCGCTTCGACGCCGTGCGCGAACATGGCTTGGGCGTCGCTTAACAGCGTTCCTGGAGCCATGGGGATCACGCAGTGCCATTGGGATCGAAATAGGTCGGCTCGTTGCCCTCTTTCCACTTGATGTTGCAGCCGATTGAGGGACGTTGTTCCGCCTTGGGCGAACGGTCCGCGATGGTTTCATCGAGTGCTGCACGCAAGTCTTCGCCGGTGACGGGCAAGTCGGACTTGGGACGGCTGGAATCGAGTTGGCCGCGATAGGTCAGTTTGTGGTCGGCATCGAACAGGAAGAAGTCCGGTGTGCAGGCGGCTCCGTAGGCGATGGCGACCGATTGGTCTTCGTCCAAGGCATAAGGGAACGCGTAGCCGCGAGATTCCTTTTCGGCTTTCATCGCATCGAAATCATCGTCGGGGTACTTCGCAATGTCGTTGCTGTTGATACCAACGACGCCGACACCATGTTGCATGTATTCGTCGGTCAACAACTTGAGTTGTTCGGCGACGTGTTTGACATAGGGGCAGTGATTGCAGAGGAAGATCACGAGCAACGCTTTGTGATCTTTGAAGTCGGTCAACGAGACCGTTCCGCCATCGGTTTCTGGCAGTGAGAAGTCGGGTGCGGCGGTGCCCAGTGGCATCATCGTCGAAGCGGTGCGAACCATGGAAGTTCCTTGGGGCTGAGGGGGTGAATTAGCAATTAGCTAGGAGCTACTTGGTTTGCTTTTTGATTTCGTCGAGCAAACGGCCTGGGCTGCCCATGGCGTGGTAGCCACCGTCGACATGCAGGATTTCTCCGCTAATTCCGGAGCTGGCGTCGGACAGCAGGAACGCACCCGATTTTCCGACTTCTTCGTGGGTCACGTTGCGGCCCATCGGCGCCATGTGTTCGTACATGGTTAGCATTTCTTCGACGCCAGCGGCTCGTCCGGCCAGCGTGCGGATCGGACCGGCGGACAAAGCGTTGACGCGGACACCGCGAGCACCCATGTCAAACGCCAAATAACGCATCGAGGCGTCCAAAGCGGCTTTGCAAACACCCATGACGTTGTAGCCGGGGACGCATTTCTCACCGCCGTAGTAGGTCATCGTCAGGACGGACCCGCCCGGGTTCATGATGGGTTCGGCGGCTGCGGTGACGGCCAGCAAGGAGAAAACGCTGGATTCCATCGCCAATTTGAATCCAGATCGCGACGTGTGCATCGTTTCGCGACCCAGGTCGTCGCGGTCGGCGAAGGCGATCGAATGCAGCAAAAAGT of the Rhodopirellula baltica SH 1 genome contains:
- a CDS encoding thioredoxin family protein produces the protein MVRTASTMMPLGTAAPDFSLPETDGGTVSLTDFKDHKALLVIFLCNHCPYVKHVAEQLKLLTDEYMQHGVGVVGINSNDIAKYPDDDFDAMKAEKESRGYAFPYALDEDQSVAIAYGAACTPDFFLFDADHKLTYRGQLDSSRPKSDLPVTGEDLRAALDETIADRSPKAEQRPSIGCNIKWKEGNEPTYFDPNGTA
- a CDS encoding enoyl-ACP reductase FabI, whose protein sequence is MQFEGKKGLIIGVANDHSIAWAIAQEILKQGGKCGFTHLPDRADDEKQRNRRRVAKLTDPEDGAEFLLPMDANNDDDIRTIFEHTEKTFGKIDFLLHSIAFADRDDLGRETMHTSRSGFKLAMESSVFSLLAVTAAAEPIMNPGGSVLTMTYYGGEKCVPGYNVMGVCKAALDASMRYLAFDMGARGVRVNALSAGPIRTLAGRAAGVEEMLTMYEHMAPMGRNVTHEEVGKSGAFLLSDASSGISGEILHVDGGYHAMGSPGRLLDEIKKQTK